Below is a window of Clavibacter michiganensis subsp. tessellarius DNA.
GTGGTCACGCCCGAGTACAACGGCACGATGCCCGCGGTGCTGAAGAACGCGATCGACTGGGCCTCGCGCCCGTTCGGCGCCTCCGCCCTGGCGGGCAAGCCCACCGCGGTGATCGGCAGCGCCTTCGGCCAGTACGGCGGCGTCTGGGCGCAGGACGAGGCCCGCAAGGCGCTCGGCATCGCCGGCGCGCACGTGCTCGAGGACGTCAAGATGGCCGTCCCCGAGTCGGTGGTCCGGTTCGCCGAGCGCCACCCGGCCGACGACGCCGAGGTCGTGGAGCAGCTCCGCGAGGTGCTCGACGCGGTGCGCGCCTCGGCAGCAGCCGCCTGATCCGCGCCGTCGACCCCGGTCGGCAGCGCCCCGCGCACGACGACGGCCGCGCCCCCTCTCAGGACGCGGCCGTCGTCATGCGAGCCGGGAGGCTACGGCTTGAGCACCACCTTGATGCAGCCGTCCTCCTTCTTCTGGAAGATCTCGTACATGTGCGCGGCCTCGCTGAGCGGCACCGAGTGCGTGACGAGGTCCATGACGCCGAGCGGGTCGGACGGGTCCTCGACGAGGGGCAGCAGGTCCTCGATCCAGTACTGCACGTTGCACTGGCCCATGCGGATCGCGATCTGCTTGTCGAAGAGCGACTTCATGGGCAGCGGGTCGGCCTCGCCGCCGTAGACGCCGGAGATGGAGACGGTGCCGCCGCGGCGGACCGCGTCGAACGCCGTGTGCAGGGCCGCGAGGCGGTCGACGCTCGCGACGTCCATGACCTTCTTCGCGATGCCGTCGGGCAGCAGGCCCGCGGCCTTCTGCGCGAACGAGGCGGCGGGGCTGCCGTGCGCCTCCATGCCGACGGCCTCGACCATGGCGTCGGGCCCGCGGCCGTCGACCATCTCGCGCAGCTTGTCGGCCACGTCGTCGGTGAGGTCGAGGGTCTCGACGCCGTGGCGCTCGGCCATGGCGCGGCGCTCGGGGACCGGGTCGACCGCGATCACGCGGTAGCCGAGGTGCTTGCCGATGCGGGCCGCGAACTGGCCGACGGGGCCGAGGCCCATGACGCCGAGCGTGCCGCCCTCGGGCACGTTCGCGTACTGCACGCCCTGCCAGGCGGTGGGGAGGATGTCGCTGAGGAAGAGGTAGCGCTCGTCCGGGAGCTCGCTGTTCACGACGATCGCGTTGACGTCGGCGAGCGGCATGCGGAGGCGCTCGGCCTGGCCGCCGGGGATGGATCCGTACATCTCGCTGAAGCCGTAGAGCGCGGCGCCGCTGCCCTGCGCCCTCACCTGCGTGGTCTCGCACTGCGTGAAGAGGCCGCGGTCGCACATGAAGCAGTCGTGGCACGCGATGACGAAGGGGACGACGACGCGGTCGCCGACCTTCAGCTTCGTGACGGCGCTGCCGACCTGCTCGACGACGCCCATGTTCTCGTGGCCGAGCACGTCGTCCTTGTCGAGGAACGGGCCGAAGACCTCGTAGAGGTGGAGGTCGGATCCGCAGATCGCGGTCGACGTGATGCGGATCACCGCGTCGGTGTCCTGCTCGATCACGGGGTCGGCGACGTCCTTGACCTCGACGTCGTGGATGCCCTGCCAGGTGAGTGCCTTCATCGTGCTCCTTCGTGCTCGGGCGCCGGACCCTCGTGGGGCGGCGCTCATCCACACAACGCCCTCCGGGGCCGTCCGCCAAGGGACAGCCAGGCCGCATCCAGGCAACGGCGACGGCCGGGCGCGGCGCGCGAGGGGTCGCCGGCAGCCGGCGACGGGGGTCGCGGGCCGGGCGCACGAGCGACAGAAGGGGGCGCGCAGCGATCCGCCCCGGCCGTCGGTCGTCCACGACACGACCGCTCCGGGGCGGATCCGGAGACCATCGATCGACGGTCCGGACTGCATAGGAGGACTCTCGACAACCCTCAAGCGCCCGAGCCCGTCAGGCCTCGTGCTGAGAGTGTGCTCCGCAGGTGGGGAAATGCCCAGGGGGTTGACTCCGTTCCCGGCGGATGCACGGGAGAGCGGTCGGGTCAGACGTCCCAGCCATGTGCGCGCTGCACCGCGCGGAGGGCGTCGGCGGCGTCGTCCTCGCCGAAGGGCAGGCGGTCCCAGCGGATGCCGTCCGGCGCGATCCAGCCGAGCTCTCCGAGGGCGGCGGCGAGGTCCTCGATGTAGAGCGCGACCGCGTCGTCGGCGCCGCGGATCGTGTCGCCGGTGATGGACCAGCCGAAGTACCCGGCGACGAAGCGCGCCTGCTCGGTGGAGCTGCGCATCGGGCCGCGGGGGCGGGCGGGGAGGGCCTCGCTCGCGGAGGACTGGACCAGATCGCCCATGTCGTCGGCGCTCGTGTCCTGCATGCGTCCCTCTCCTGGGCGACGCGCCCGCGTGACCCGACACCACGATGCCAGGCGGCGCGCGTGGGCCCCCAATGCCCCGTCGGGGGTTGACACGGGACAGCCGGCCCGAGTATCCGCAGGTGGGGACGGTGTTCGGGCGGGATGCGGGAGCGGCCCGTGCGCGACCGGAGACGGTACGAGCGGCCCTGGTGCGAGCGGCCCCCGCGCGAGCGGACGGTCTAGCGCGCGTCGTCCCGGGGCTCGTCCTCCGGGGGCTCGCGCATGATGAGGAGGCCGCCGGGGCTGTTGGCCGTGGTCATCAGCGCGTCCACCCACTTGCGGTTGATGGGCGGGACGCGGCTGCCGTGGTACTTGAAGACCAGGGGCAGCGAGTTGTGCATCCAGATGGTGGTGCGCCCGTCCCCGACCTCCACGTCGTCGCGCCAGGAGAAGTAGAAGTTCTCCCCGCGGCGCAGCTTCGCGCCGATGACGAGCTGGAGGTGAGCGAGCAGACGGTCGTCGAACTCCGCCGTGAGCGTCGAGTCGTACTTGAAGGTGCCCATGATCGATCCCGTTGTCCCCCTCGTGAGCTCTCGTGCCCCGCGCCGACGATAGAGGGGGCCAGAGTGCGGCGCTGAGCTTCGGCCGTGCCCACCCACTATGCCAGCCCTGCCGTCGCGTGAGGCATCGTCCGGGAGGGCGATCCGCGTGTGGTAATGAGCCGGTCCTGGGGAGGGGGCGCGGGCGCCGCGACGCGCGAGGCGGCGCGAGCGGATCCGCCGCGCCCGGGACGACCGGCCGGCGACCTGTCAAGGGGGTAGGCGGCCCCCGCGGCGGCGGCGAACGCTCGACGGGAGAAGAGCCGCGGCCGGATCCGGCGCGGCGCCGTCCACCAGGAGAGGTCCTCCATGTTCTTCCACAAGCAGGAGCTGCAGCACAGCGCCACCCCCGACAAGCCCGACCCCATCTACGCGCGCCACCTCCAGGAGGTGCTCGGCGGCCAGTACGGCGAGATCTCCGTCGCCATGCAGTACGGCTTCCAGTCCTGGAACTCGAAGCTCCCCGGCAAGTACCGCGACATGCTCTACGGCATCGGCGCGGAGGAGTTCGGCCACGTCGAGATGCTCGCCATCATGATCGCGAAGCTGCTCGAGACCGCGCCCGTCGAGGCGACCGAGGACGCGATGAAGGACCCGACCCTCGCGGCGGTCATCGGCGGCGGCGACATCCAGCACGCCATCGTCGCGGGCGCCGGCGCGCGCCCCGTGGACAGCAACGGGAACCCGTGGCAGGGCTCCTTCATCACCGCGAGCGGCAACCTGCTCGCCGACTTCCACGCCAACGCGAACGCCGAGATGCAGGGCCGCCTGCAGGTGGCACGGCTGTACCACATGACCGACGACCACGGCGTGAAGGACCTCCTGGCCTTCCTGCTCGCGCGCGACACGATGCACCAGAACCAGTGGGTCGCGGCGATCGCCGAGCTCCAGGCCGAGGGCACCGAGAACCTGCCCGTGCCGAGCGACTTCCCGGTCGAGCTCGAGGACCGGGACGTCTCGTACCAGTACCTCAACTTCTCGGACGGCCCCGCGGCATCCGAGGGCTCGTGGGCGTCCGGCCCGACGCCCGACGGCAAGGGCACCTTCACGTACCACGACGGGCCCACGTCGTCGGTGCCGATGCCGCCGCCGCCCGTCGGCGACCCGCTGCTCCACGGCACCATCCCGCCGAAGGACCCGGGGCTGCTGAAGAAGGCCGCGAGCGCCGTGAAGGACGCCGTCACCCCCGAGTGATCCGCGACGCGCGGCGGTGCGGTCGGTCCCTCCCGGGGTCGGCCGCATCGCCGCGTCCCGAGCCCCGCGTCCGTCCGGACACGGGCCGACCCCGCGAGAGGACCGCATGATCCGCACCGGCACCCCGCCCCACCCCGCCTCCCCCGTGCTCGCGCGCGACGTGGCGCCGGGCGTCCACCTGCTCTCCCACGCGCACGTGAACCTGGTCCTGATCGAGGACGACGACGGCGTCACCCTCGTCGACACCGCGTTCCCGGACACCTGGCCGCACCTGCTGCGCGCCCTCCGCGCGATCGGCCGGACGCCCGACGACGTGCGCGCCGTGGTGCTCACGCACGGGCACTTCGACCACGTCGGATCCGCCGCCCGGGCCGCCCGCGAGCTCGGCGTTCCGGTGCACGTGCACCCGGGCGACGCGCGCATCGCCCGGCACCCGTACTCCTACCGCCGCGAGCGCACGCCGTTCGCGTACCCGCTCCGGTACGGCCGGGCGATCCCCGTCGTCGCGGCGATGGCCGCCGCGGGCGCGCTGCGCGTCGAGGGCGTGGACGCCGTCGCCGACCTCGCGGCCGGGCCCCTCGACGTGCCCGGCCGGCCCGTCGTGATCCCGACCCCCGGCCACACCGACGGCCACGTCGCGCTGCACCTGCCGGACCGGGACGCGCTGATCACGGGCGACGCGCTCGTGACGCTCGACCCGTACACGGGACGCACCGGCTGCCGCATCGTCGCGGGCGCCGCCACCGCCGACAGCGGGCGGGCGCTGCGCTCGCTCGCGGCGCTCGAGGACACGGACGCGCGCATCGTGCTGCCGGGGCACGGCGCGCCCTGGCGGAACGGGATCCGCGCCGCCGTGTCCGCCGCGCGCTCGGCGGGCCCGGCGTGACGGGCCTCACGGAGCTGTGGCTCGTCCGGCACGGCGAGAGCACCGCGAACGTCGCCGCGAGCCGGGCCGACCGGGACGGCGCCGAGGTGATCCACGTCGACCACCGGGATCCGGACGTCCCACTCTCCGACGTCGGGAAGGCGCAGGCCCGCGCGCTGGGCCGGTGGTTCGCGAGCCGGTCCGACGTGCCGACGGCCGTGTGGTCGTCGCACTACCTGCGGGCGCGGACGACCGCGGAGGTCGCGCTGGCCGAGGCGGGGATCGCCGCGGAGGTGCGGCCGGACGAGCGGCTGCGCGACCGCGAGCTAGGGATCCTCGACCTCCTCACCTCCCGCGGCGTCGCCGCCCGCCACCCCGACGAGGACACCCGGCGGCGCTGGCTCGGCAAGCTGTCCTACCGGCCGCCGGGCGGCGAGTCGTGGGCGGACGTCGCGCTCCGCGTGCGCTCGTTCCTGCAGGATCCCGAGGTCGAGGCCGCCGACGGCCGCGCCCTGATCACGACGCACGACGCCGTGGTGATGCTCTTCCTCTACGTCGGCCTCGGGCTCTCCGAGGCCGAGCTGCTCGCCTTCCAGTCGCAGCACACCGTGGCGAACGCGTCCGTCACGGTGCTCGAGCGGTCCGCCCCGCGCGACCCGTGGACCCTCCGCACCTTCTCGGCCACGGAGCACCTCGACGGGCAGGGCGCGCCCGTCACCCAGCACGGAGGGGAACCCGATGTCCGACGACGATGACGACCGCACCCGCGCCGACGCGCCCGCGGAGGTGGTGACGCCGGCCGCGCTGCGCGACTGGGCGCTGCCCGCGGCGACCGGATCCAAGTACGGGCGCGGCCAGGTCGTGGTCGTCGGCGGGGCCCTCCGCTCCCCCGGCGCGGCCATGATCGCGGGGCTCGCGGCCCTGCGCGTGGGCGCCGGCCGGCTCACGCTCGCGGTGGGCGCGTCGGTCGCGACCGAGGTCGCCGTCGCGGTGCCGGAGAGCGGCGTCGTGCCGCTCGAGGAGACGGACGCCGGGCACGTGCGGGGCGCCGGGATCCGCGCGGCGGAGGACGACATCGCGTCCGCCGACGCCGTGCTCGTCGGCCCCGGCCTCGACGACGCGGACGAGGCCGAGCGGATGCTGCGCCTCCTCGCGACCCTCGTGCCCGACGACGCCGTCGTGGTGCTCGACGCCTACGCGCTCGGCGTGCTCCCCGCGTGCCGCGAATCCGCCGCGCACCTCGTCGGGCGGCTCGTGCTCACGCCCAACTCCTCCGAGGCCGAGCGCCTGCTCGGGCGCGACGCGGGCGACGACGCCGTGGCGGACGCGCGCGAGATCGCGCGCCGATACGGCGCGGTCGTGTCGATGGGCGGCGTGGTCGCGGCGTCGGACGGGCGGGCCTGGACGGTCGGCGCGGGCGGCAGCGGCCTCGGCACGTCCGGATCCGGGGACGTGCTCGGCGGCGCGGTCGCGGGGCTGTGCGCCCGGGGCGCGGATCCGGCCCAGGCGGCGGTCTGGGCGACGCACGCGCACGCCGCGGCGGGCGACCGGCTGGCCGTGCAGGTCGGGCCGCTCGGCTACCTGGCGAGCGAGCTGCTCCTGGAGCTACCGCGCGTCCTGGTCGAGCTGGAGGCCTGAGCCGGCTCCTCCCCAGGCGGACGCGGACGGGCGTCGCCTGGGGATCCCCGCCGGGCCCGGTCGCCGCGCGCGGACGGTCGTAGGGTCGGACCATGACTGATTCCACGTACACCGCACAGCTGGTCGGCCCCGAGGGCACGGAGGAGACCGAGGTCGAGTTCCTCAACGGCGAGCCCGTGAAGAGCTTCACGCGCGCCACCTCGCTCAGCGAGCAGGAGGTCGTGTGGGAGCTCGACGCGGACGAGGACGGCTACGTCTACCGTCCCGCCGGCATCCCGGGTGCCGACTACTCCTGAGTCGCCTGGCCCCCTAGAGGGTGAGGAACGCCACGCAGCACAGCACGCTGACGCTCAGGGCGCCGAGCGACGCGAGCGTCCACGGCCGGATGGTCGGGTGGAACAGCCCGACCTTCCCGACGCCGTGCTGGCGGATGCCCTTCCACACGCCGATGCATTGCAGCGCTCCGCCGAGCAGCATCGTGGCGAGGGCGGTGTAGACGAGCGCGTCGAAGGAGTCCACCGCTCGGACGCTACCGGCGGCGCAGGTGGCCGTCGTCCCCCCTGTTCGGGCGCGGACCTCCGCGAGCGGGCACCATCCGGGCCGTCGGCCGCCCGGTCCCCCGCCGTAGGATCGAGGTCCCGCACGACGTGAGGAAACCCGCATGAGCACCAGCCCGTCCACGCCCGCGACCGACACCGCCGCGATCGCCCGCATCATCGACCACACGCTCCTGAAGCCCGAGGCCACGCGCGACGAGGTCGCTGCGCTCGTCGCCGAGGCCGTGGAGCTCGGCACCTACTCGGTGTGCGTCTCCCCGTCGATGCTCCCGCTCGAGCTGCCCGCCGGATCCGACCTCAAGGTCGCAGTCGTCTGCGGCTTCCCCAGCGGCAAGCACCACAGCGAGGTCAAGGCCGCCGAGGCCGCCCTCTCCGTCCGCCAGGGCGCGGACGAGGTCGACATGGTCATCGACGTCGGCGCCGCCCGCGAGGGCCGCTTCGCCGACGTCGAGGCCGACATCCGCGCCGTCCGCGAGGCCGTGCCCGCGCCCGCCGTGCTCAAGGTCATCATCGAGTCGGCCGCGCTCGACGACGACCAGATCGTCGCCGTCTGCCGGGCCGCCGTCGCCGCGGGCGCCGACTTCGTCAAGACCTCCACGGGGTTCCACCCCACCGGCGGCGCCACTGTGCACGCGGTCGAGCTCATGAGCCGCACGGTCGACGGCAAGGCGGGCGTCAAGGCGTCCGGCGGCATCCGCACGTACGAGACCGCCGTGCAGATGATCGAGGCCGGCGCCACCCGCCTCGGCGTCTCGGGCAGCGCGGTCGTGCTCGCGGGCCCCGTGCAGACGCCCGAGAACGGCGCGCTCGGATCGAGCGGCTACTGATGCCCGCGGACCGCCGCGCGCACCTCGCCGACCTCGGTCACTACATCCAGGCCTCCCCCTCCTCGTTCCACGCGGTCGCGGAGGCCGCCCGCCGCCTCGACGCCGCGGGCTTCACCGGGCTCGACGAGCGCGACGCCTGGCCGACCGGCGCCGGGAAGAGGTACGTCGTCCGCGACGGCGCGCTCCTCGCGTGGATCCAGCCCGCCGGCGCGCACGCCACCACGCCCTTCCGCGTGCTCGGCGCCCACACCGACTCCCCCGGCTTCAAGCTGAAGCCGAAGCCCACCGTGGGATCCGACGGCTGGGTGCAGGCGGGCGTCGAGGTCTACGGCGGGCCGCTCCTCAACTCCTGGCTCGACCGCGACCTCGAGCTCGCCGGCCGCCTCGTCACGCGCGACGGCGTCCGCCACCTCGTCCGCACCGGCCCGCTGCTGCGCTTCCCGCAGCTCGCCGTGCACCTCGACCGCGGCGTCAACACGGAGGGCCTGCGGCTGGATCCGCAGCGCCACATGTCGCCGATCCTCGGCACGGGCTCCCCCGCCGACGCCGACGTGCTCGGCCACCTGGCCGGCATCGCGGGCGTCCGCGCCGACGACGTGCTCGGCTACGACGTGGGCGTCGCCGACACGCAGGCGCCGGGATCCCTCGGCCTCGACGGCGAGCTCTTCGCCGCCGGCCGCATGGACAACCTCAGCTCCGTGCACGCCGGCCTCGCCGCCCTGCTCGAGCTCGCGGCCGCGGCCGACGACGACGCGGACGCGCCCGTCGCGGTGCTCGCCGCCTTCGACCACGAGGAGGTCGGATCCGCCACGCCCTCGGGTGCCGCCGGCCCGATCCTCGAGGACGTGCTCGGCCGCATCTCCGCGGGCCTCGGCGCCGGATCCGAGGAGCGCCGCCGCGCGTTCGCCGCGTCCTGGTGCCTCTCGGCCGACGCCGGCCACGCCGTGCACCCGAACTATCCGGACCGCCACGACCCGGCCAACCGGCCGGTGCCGAACGGCGGCCCGCTGCTGAAGATCAACGCGAACCAGCGCTACGCGACCGACGGCGTCGGCGCCCGCGAGTGGGCGCTCGCCTGCGAGCGCGCGGGCGTGCCCACCCAGGAGTTCGTCTCCAGCAACGCGGTGCCCTGCGGCTCCACCATCGGCCCGATCACGGCGACGCGGCTCGGGATCCGCACGGTCGACGTCGGCATCCCCCTGCTCTCGATGCACTCGGCCCGCGAGCTGTGCGGCGCCGACGACCCGGGGCACCTCGCGGCCGCGGCCGCCGCGTTCCTCCGCTCGGCGGTCTGACGGACGACGGTCTGAAGGACGGCTCGAACCGCGCGGCGTCCGAGCCGCCGCCACCGCACGAGAGAGGGCCCGACGCGCATCGCGTCGGGCCCTCTCCTCGTCCCCGGCGGGATCAGCCGCCGTACGACGCCAGCAGGGCCCGCATCTTCGTGAGCTGCTCCTCCTGCGACGAGCGCATGGCGCCCGCGATGTCGAGCGCGTCGGTGGACGTGCCGAGCTGCGCCTCCCCGTCGGCCATCGCGATCGCGGCCTCGTGCTGGGCGATCATCCCCTGCAGGAACAGGCGCCCGGCGTCCGCGCCGCTCGCGGACCGCACGGCCTGCAGCTGCGCGTCGGACGCGGCGGCGCCCGCCTCGGCGGACCCCGCGGCGCCCTCGCTCCCGGAGGCGCTCCCGGACGCGCTGCCGCTGCCGCTCGCCGCGCCCTCCTCGGATCCCGCGCCGCCCGCGACTCCGCCGGCCTCCTCGCGGTCCTCGGTGCCGTTCGACCCGGACGCGCCGTCCTCCCCGGCCCACTCCTCCGCGAGGCGGCCGAGCTCCTGGGCCTGCGGACCCTGCTGGTCGCGGATCTGCACGGCGAGCTCCTCCGCTCCCGGCGGCAGGTCGTCGGCCTGGAGGGCGGCCTCGGCGAGCGCCACGGATCGCGCGGCGTGGTCGCCCATGTCCTGCGCGAACACCAGGTCGGCGCGGTTCCAGCCCTCGGAGCCCGTCTCGACGGGCGCCGCGGCGTCGGCGCTCGGCGATGCCGCGTCCTCGGGCGTGCGCGGCGGCGTCGAGCATCCGGCGAGCCCGGCGGCGAGGACGAGGGCGGTCGTGGCGGCGGCGAGGCGGTGTCGGTATCCCATGCGACGATCCTCCTCCACGGCGCGGATCGGCGTGCCCGCGAAGGTAGGTTCTCCCCATGCCCGAGATCGTCGACCTGCCGCATCCCGGCACGACCCTCGAGTTCGGCGAGCCGGGCAGCCCCGTCGTCGTGCTCGTCCACGACGACCACGGCCGCCTCCCC
It encodes the following:
- the deoC gene encoding deoxyribose-phosphate aldolase, which gives rise to MSTSPSTPATDTAAIARIIDHTLLKPEATRDEVAALVAEAVELGTYSVCVSPSMLPLELPAGSDLKVAVVCGFPSGKHHSEVKAAEAALSVRQGADEVDMVIDVGAAREGRFADVEADIRAVREAVPAPAVLKVIIESAALDDDQIVAVCRAAVAAGADFVKTSTGFHPTGGATVHAVELMSRTVDGKAGVKASGGIRTYETAVQMIEAGATRLGVSGSAVVLAGPVQTPENGALGSSGY
- a CDS encoding NAD(P)H-dependent oxidoreductase produces the protein MTHVLVLVGSLRTGSTNQQIAEAAQRHAPDGVALDIHDGLDRLPFYNEDVDVEGSVPDEAVRFRDAIAAADALLVVTPEYNGTMPAVLKNAIDWASRPFGASALAGKPTAVIGSAFGQYGGVWAQDEARKALGIAGAHVLEDVKMAVPESVVRFAERHPADDAEVVEQLREVLDAVRASAAAA
- a CDS encoding histidine phosphatase family protein, whose amino-acid sequence is MTGLTELWLVRHGESTANVAASRADRDGAEVIHVDHRDPDVPLSDVGKAQARALGRWFASRSDVPTAVWSSHYLRARTTAEVALAEAGIAAEVRPDERLRDRELGILDLLTSRGVAARHPDEDTRRRWLGKLSYRPPGGESWADVALRVRSFLQDPEVEAADGRALITTHDAVVMLFLYVGLGLSEAELLAFQSQHTVANASVTVLERSAPRDPWTLRTFSATEHLDGQGAPVTQHGGEPDVRRR
- a CDS encoding M18 family aminopeptidase; translated protein: MPADRRAHLADLGHYIQASPSSFHAVAEAARRLDAAGFTGLDERDAWPTGAGKRYVVRDGALLAWIQPAGAHATTPFRVLGAHTDSPGFKLKPKPTVGSDGWVQAGVEVYGGPLLNSWLDRDLELAGRLVTRDGVRHLVRTGPLLRFPQLAVHLDRGVNTEGLRLDPQRHMSPILGTGSPADADVLGHLAGIAGVRADDVLGYDVGVADTQAPGSLGLDGELFAAGRMDNLSSVHAGLAALLELAAAADDDADAPVAVLAAFDHEEVGSATPSGAAGPILEDVLGRISAGLGAGSEERRRAFAASWCLSADAGHAVHPNYPDRHDPANRPVPNGGPLLKINANQRYATDGVGAREWALACERAGVPTQEFVSSNAVPCGSTIGPITATRLGIRTVDVGIPLLSMHSARELCGADDPGHLAAAAAAFLRSAV
- a CDS encoding manganese catalase family protein; translated protein: MFFHKQELQHSATPDKPDPIYARHLQEVLGGQYGEISVAMQYGFQSWNSKLPGKYRDMLYGIGAEEFGHVEMLAIMIAKLLETAPVEATEDAMKDPTLAAVIGGGDIQHAIVAGAGARPVDSNGNPWQGSFITASGNLLADFHANANAEMQGRLQVARLYHMTDDHGVKDLLAFLLARDTMHQNQWVAAIAELQAEGTENLPVPSDFPVELEDRDVSYQYLNFSDGPAASEGSWASGPTPDGKGTFTYHDGPTSSVPMPPPPVGDPLLHGTIPPKDPGLLKKAASAVKDAVTPE
- a CDS encoding zinc-dependent alcohol dehydrogenase is translated as MKALTWQGIHDVEVKDVADPVIEQDTDAVIRITSTAICGSDLHLYEVFGPFLDKDDVLGHENMGVVEQVGSAVTKLKVGDRVVVPFVIACHDCFMCDRGLFTQCETTQVRAQGSGAALYGFSEMYGSIPGGQAERLRMPLADVNAIVVNSELPDERYLFLSDILPTAWQGVQYANVPEGGTLGVMGLGPVGQFAARIGKHLGYRVIAVDPVPERRAMAERHGVETLDLTDDVADKLREMVDGRGPDAMVEAVGMEAHGSPAASFAQKAAGLLPDGIAKKVMDVASVDRLAALHTAFDAVRRGGTVSISGVYGGEADPLPMKSLFDKQIAIRMGQCNVQYWIEDLLPLVEDPSDPLGVMDLVTHSVPLSEAAHMYEIFQKKEDGCIKVVLKP
- a CDS encoding DUF305 domain-containing protein, whose product is MGYRHRLAAATTALVLAAGLAGCSTPPRTPEDAASPSADAAAPVETGSEGWNRADLVFAQDMGDHAARSVALAEAALQADDLPPGAEELAVQIRDQQGPQAQELGRLAEEWAGEDGASGSNGTEDREEAGGVAGGAGSEEGAASGSGSASGSASGSEGAAGSAEAGAAASDAQLQAVRSASGADAGRLFLQGMIAQHEAAIAMADGEAQLGTSTDALDIAGAMRSSQEEQLTKMRALLASYGG
- a CDS encoding MBL fold metallo-hydrolase, producing MIRTGTPPHPASPVLARDVAPGVHLLSHAHVNLVLIEDDDGVTLVDTAFPDTWPHLLRALRAIGRTPDDVRAVVLTHGHFDHVGSAARAARELGVPVHVHPGDARIARHPYSYRRERTPFAYPLRYGRAIPVVAAMAAAGALRVEGVDAVADLAAGPLDVPGRPVVIPTPGHTDGHVALHLPDRDALITGDALVTLDPYTGRTGCRIVAGAATADSGRALRSLAALEDTDARIVLPGHGAPWRNGIRAAVSAARSAGPA
- a CDS encoding NAD(P)H-hydrate dehydratase, yielding MSDDDDDRTRADAPAEVVTPAALRDWALPAATGSKYGRGQVVVVGGALRSPGAAMIAGLAALRVGAGRLTLAVGASVATEVAVAVPESGVVPLEETDAGHVRGAGIRAAEDDIASADAVLVGPGLDDADEAERMLRLLATLVPDDAVVVLDAYALGVLPACRESAAHLVGRLVLTPNSSEAERLLGRDAGDDAVADAREIARRYGAVVSMGGVVAASDGRAWTVGAGGSGLGTSGSGDVLGGAVAGLCARGADPAQAAVWATHAHAAAGDRLAVQVGPLGYLASELLLELPRVLVELEA